Proteins encoded within one genomic window of Candidatus Brevundimonas colombiensis:
- a CDS encoding 3-hydroxybutyryl-CoA dehydrogenase has product MSTISTVAILGAGQMGAGIAQAVALGGYSVRLYDIVADRLPMAQGEIAASLARQAGRGLVDQAAADAALARITPAAGIAEAVAGADLVIEATLEDEAVKKAVYAEVLPHLGPQTLIASNTSSISITRLASATDRPDRFVGLHFMKPAPIMKLVEIVRGIATSAETHSAAVAFAESLGKTTTDAEDFPAFIVNRILVPMMNEAIFALYEGVGNVASIDKALRLGANHPMGPLELADFMGLDVVLAIMNVLYDGLADSKYRPCPLLVKYVEAGWLGRKSGRGFYDYSGPTPAPTR; this is encoded by the coding sequence ATGAGCACGATTTCCACAGTCGCCATTCTGGGCGCCGGACAGATGGGCGCAGGCATCGCCCAGGCCGTCGCGCTGGGAGGCTATTCGGTGCGGCTGTACGACATCGTCGCCGACCGCCTGCCGATGGCCCAGGGCGAGATCGCCGCCAGTCTGGCCAGGCAGGCGGGGCGCGGCCTGGTCGACCAGGCGGCCGCCGACGCCGCCCTGGCCCGCATCACGCCGGCGGCCGGGATCGCCGAGGCGGTGGCCGGCGCTGATCTGGTGATCGAGGCCACGCTGGAGGACGAGGCGGTCAAGAAGGCCGTTTACGCCGAAGTCCTGCCGCACCTGGGGCCGCAGACGCTGATCGCGTCCAACACCTCGTCCATTTCGATCACTCGTCTGGCGTCCGCGACGGACCGGCCGGACCGGTTCGTGGGCCTGCATTTCATGAAGCCGGCGCCGATCATGAAACTGGTCGAGATCGTGCGCGGCATCGCCACCTCGGCCGAAACCCATTCCGCCGCCGTCGCCTTCGCCGAAAGCCTGGGCAAGACCACGACCGACGCCGAGGACTTCCCCGCCTTCATCGTCAACCGCATCCTGGTGCCGATGATGAACGAGGCGATCTTCGCCCTGTACGAAGGGGTCGGCAACGTCGCCTCCATCGACAAGGCCCTGCGTCTGGGGGCCAACCATCCGATGGGACCGCTGGAGCTGGCGGACTTCATGGGGCTGGACGTCGTCCTGGCCATCATGAACGTGCTGTATGATGGCCTGGCCGACAGCAAATACCGGCCCTGTCCGCTGCTGGTGAAATATGTCGAGGCCGGTTGGCTGGGCCGAAAGAGCGGACGCGGCTTCTACGACTATTCCGGCCCCACGCCGGCGCCGACGCGATGA
- the cobT gene encoding cobaltochelatase subunit CobT, with translation MAATDTPAETFKRALGHAARALAEQPELEVAFGSDGPRLSNGVLTLPHPPRDPSGPESAALRGQADRLALRLANHDPALDGRMRPADAKAAEVFDAVEQARVEAFGSEHLAGVRDNLGAALVTRLEKTGALRINEAERVPVSEAVALLVRERLTGRPAPGGAKAMLDLVRANIEAKAGARLDALAGTAGDQEAFARKMHEVLRALDLDPGDGRGEDASEDPGDEEPDPQDPASDDDQDQEEEEDGGEGSQSMEGDADDQSSDEERESRPDGAPADPQGEGADDGPELQEGQQPNRQQTADDGRAVDIYRVFTTAFDEVIDAADLCDPVELDRLRALLDGQLAILSSVVSRLANKLQRRLLAQQNRSWVFDLEEGMLDTARLTRIVTDPTAPLSFKAESESPFRDTVVTLLLDNSGSMRGRPIMVAAVCADILARTLERCGVKVEILGFTTRAWKGGQSREAWITAGKPQNPGRLNDLRHIIYKAADAPWRRAKKNLGLMMREGLLKENIDGEALQWAHGRLLARTEQRRILMVISDGSPVDDSTQSANAALYLDKHLRQVIAEIEDRSPVELLAIGIGHDVTRWYRKALTIVDVEQLAGAMTEKLAELFENEGAAAPARRSRRRITA, from the coding sequence ATGGCCGCCACGGACACCCCCGCCGAAACCTTCAAGCGCGCGCTGGGCCACGCCGCGCGGGCCCTGGCCGAACAGCCTGAGCTGGAGGTCGCCTTCGGATCGGACGGGCCGCGCCTGTCGAACGGCGTGCTGACCCTGCCCCACCCGCCGCGCGATCCATCCGGGCCAGAGAGCGCGGCCCTGCGCGGTCAGGCGGATCGACTTGCCCTGCGTCTGGCCAACCACGATCCGGCGCTGGACGGCCGGATGCGCCCCGCCGACGCCAAGGCGGCCGAGGTCTTCGATGCGGTCGAACAGGCGCGGGTCGAGGCGTTCGGTTCGGAGCACCTGGCCGGGGTGCGCGACAATCTGGGGGCCGCCCTGGTGACGCGGCTGGAAAAGACCGGCGCCCTGCGGATCAACGAGGCCGAGCGCGTGCCGGTGTCGGAGGCGGTGGCCCTGCTGGTGCGCGAGCGGCTGACCGGGCGGCCCGCGCCGGGTGGCGCCAAGGCCATGCTGGATCTGGTGCGCGCCAATATCGAGGCCAAGGCCGGCGCCCGGCTGGACGCCCTGGCCGGAACCGCCGGCGATCAGGAAGCCTTCGCCCGCAAGATGCACGAGGTGCTGCGCGCCCTGGACCTGGACCCCGGCGACGGACGCGGCGAGGACGCCTCCGAAGACCCCGGCGACGAGGAGCCGGACCCTCAGGACCCCGCCTCCGACGACGATCAGGATCAGGAGGAGGAAGAGGACGGCGGCGAAGGCTCCCAGTCGATGGAGGGCGACGCCGACGATCAGTCCTCCGACGAAGAACGCGAAAGCCGCCCGGACGGCGCCCCCGCCGATCCGCAAGGCGAAGGCGCCGACGACGGCCCCGAGCTTCAGGAAGGCCAGCAGCCGAACCGTCAGCAGACGGCCGACGACGGTCGGGCCGTGGACATCTACCGTGTCTTCACCACCGCCTTCGACGAGGTGATCGACGCCGCCGACCTGTGCGATCCGGTCGAGCTGGATCGGCTGCGCGCCCTGCTGGACGGCCAGCTGGCCATCCTGTCCAGCGTGGTGTCGCGCCTGGCCAACAAGCTGCAGCGGCGCCTGTTGGCTCAGCAGAACCGCTCCTGGGTCTTCGATCTGGAAGAGGGGATGCTGGACACCGCCCGCCTGACCCGGATCGTCACCGATCCGACCGCCCCCCTGTCGTTCAAGGCCGAAAGCGAGAGCCCGTTCCGCGACACGGTCGTCACCCTGCTGCTGGACAACTCCGGCTCCATGCGCGGGCGGCCGATCATGGTGGCGGCGGTCTGCGCCGACATCCTGGCGCGGACGCTGGAGCGGTGCGGGGTCAAGGTCGAGATCCTGGGCTTCACCACCCGCGCCTGGAAGGGCGGCCAGAGCCGCGAGGCCTGGATCACCGCCGGCAAGCCGCAGAATCCGGGCCGCCTGAACGACCTGCGCCACATCATCTACAAGGCCGCCGACGCGCCCTGGCGCCGGGCCAAGAAGAACCTGGGCCTGATGATGCGCGAGGGGCTGCTGAAGGAGAATATCGACGGCGAGGCCCTGCAATGGGCGCACGGCCGCCTGTTGGCGCGCACCGAGCAGCGCCGCATCCTGATGGTGATTTCCGATGGTTCGCCGGTCGATGATTCGACTCAATCGGCCAATGCCGCCCTGTATCTGGACAAGCACCTGCGTCAGGTCATCGCCGAGATCGAGGACCGTTCGCCGGTCGAGCTTCTGGCCATCGGCATCGGCCACGACGTGACCCGCTGGTATCGCAAGGCCCTGACCATCGTCGATGTTGAGCAGCTGGCCGGGGCCATGACCGAAAAACTGGCCGAACTGTTCGAGAACGAGGGCGCCGCCGCGCCCGCGCGCCGATCGAGGCGCAGAATCACGGCATGA
- a CDS encoding trehalose-6-phosphate synthase: MSRLIVVSNRVSAPTDPAAGSAGGLAMALSAALRKYDGLWFGWSGETVEHYTGEVKIEDRAGVTVGLVDLEAQDVDEYYNGYANKTLWPLFHHRIDLAQYERSYGEGYERVNRRFAEVLAPLIQPDDIIWVHDYHMIPMARDLRRLGIRNRIGFFLHTPWPARQLLVTLPHHRRLVESMFDFDLIGFHTREWCDLFTDYVVSEAQGELFGHGGLECFGRRVQTGVFPIGIDVDGFLAARNSTLGARTYDRMSASAAFRSMIVGVDRLDYSKGLEERLLGYEQFLHDNPAMRDKVFLLQVTPISRDDVDSYQDIRSRLDALAGRINGAFADMDWQPIRYLNRTYRRDQLAGIYRAARVGLVTPLRDGMNLVAKEYVAAQNPEDPGVLILSRFAGAAEQMGEALLVNPYSREELSDAIQKALTMPQAERIRKWQALMDVVRATDVGIWRDDFVRALRADETTAQPTQWAGAA; encoded by the coding sequence ATGAGCCGACTTATCGTCGTTTCCAATCGGGTGTCCGCCCCGACCGACCCTGCCGCCGGGTCCGCCGGCGGCCTGGCCATGGCCTTGTCGGCGGCGCTGCGAAAATACGACGGACTTTGGTTCGGCTGGTCGGGTGAAACGGTCGAACACTATACCGGCGAAGTGAAGATCGAGGATCGCGCCGGCGTGACCGTCGGCCTTGTCGACCTGGAAGCTCAGGACGTCGACGAATATTACAACGGTTACGCCAACAAGACCCTGTGGCCGCTGTTCCACCACCGCATCGACCTAGCGCAGTACGAGCGGTCGTACGGCGAGGGTTACGAGCGGGTGAACCGCCGCTTCGCCGAGGTGCTGGCGCCTCTGATCCAGCCGGACGACATCATCTGGGTCCACGATTATCACATGATCCCGATGGCGCGGGACCTGCGCCGTCTGGGGATCAGGAACCGGATCGGCTTCTTCCTGCACACGCCCTGGCCCGCGCGTCAGCTGCTGGTGACCCTGCCGCATCACCGGCGGCTGGTGGAGTCCATGTTCGACTTCGACCTGATCGGTTTTCACACCCGCGAATGGTGCGACCTGTTCACCGACTATGTGGTCTCGGAGGCGCAAGGCGAGCTGTTCGGTCACGGGGGGCTGGAGTGTTTCGGCCGCCGCGTCCAGACGGGCGTCTTCCCCATCGGCATCGATGTCGACGGTTTCCTGGCGGCGCGGAACTCGACCCTGGGCGCCCGAACCTATGACCGGATGTCGGCGTCCGCGGCGTTCCGGTCCATGATCGTGGGGGTGGACCGGCTGGACTATTCCAAGGGTCTGGAAGAGCGGCTGCTGGGCTATGAGCAGTTCCTGCACGACAACCCCGCGATGCGGGACAAGGTTTTCCTGCTGCAGGTCACGCCGATCTCGCGCGACGACGTGGACAGCTATCAGGACATCCGCTCGCGGCTGGACGCCCTGGCCGGGCGGATCAACGGCGCCTTCGCCGACATGGACTGGCAGCCGATCCGCTATCTGAACCGCACCTATCGCCGCGATCAGTTGGCCGGCATCTATCGCGCCGCGCGGGTCGGGCTGGTGACGCCGTTGCGCGACGGCATGAACCTGGTGGCCAAGGAATATGTGGCGGCCCAGAACCCGGAGGATCCCGGCGTCCTGATCCTGTCGCGCTTCGCCGGGGCGGCCGAACAGATGGGGGAGGCCCTGCTGGTCAATCCCTACAGCCGCGAGGAGCTGTCGGACGCCATCCAGAAGGCCCTGACCATGCCCCAGGCCGAGCGTATTCGCAAATGGCAGGCCCTGATGGATGTGGTGCGCGCCACCGATGTCGGCATCTGGCGCGACGATTTCGTGCGGGCGCTGCGCGCCGACGAGACGACGGCCCAGCCGACCCAGTGGGCGGGGGCGGCCTAG
- a CDS encoding glycoside hydrolase family 15 protein, translating into MTPNLDLFPIGNCAVSALIDRQGRFVWACAPRVDGDPVFSALMDGSAPDHGFWSIELDGMAAIEQAYVRNTPVLRTVMTAEDGASCEIIDFAPRHPKHSRTYRPLAFARIVRPLSGTPRIRVRLRPSTDWGARPAPHTSGSNHIRYQCAEVTFRLTTDCPVSHILEERVFRLERAHAFFLGPDEGYDQDVGHGVQAALDRTVAYWQDWVRKLYLPLDYQEAVIRAAITLKLCAYEETGAIVAAMTTSVPEFKESGRNWDYRYCWIRDAYYTVRALNRLGAVDILENYLVYLRNLVDDSAGGHVQPVYGVGLEPGIGESIVETVQGYRGMKPVRIGNQAHEHLQHDVYGQIVLPLVQAFYDQRLLRPGTIEDFHALEKVGERAFAMHDQTDAGLWEFRTIARVHTYSSVMCWAACDRLAKAAQHLNLPDRVEAWRERARIIRERIEAEAYLPDEGRFAASYGGRELDASLLQMTDLGFLEAHDPRQVATFDAIERDLKKGGNLFRYVEPDDFGEPETAFNFCTFWFIEALHQNGRIEEARAIFEEMLNRRTAAGLLSEDISIEDGELWGNYPQTYSLVGIINCAVLLSRSWTDVR; encoded by the coding sequence ATGACGCCCAATCTGGACCTGTTTCCCATCGGCAACTGCGCGGTCAGCGCCCTGATCGACCGCCAGGGGCGGTTCGTCTGGGCCTGCGCGCCCCGGGTTGACGGCGATCCCGTCTTCTCGGCCCTGATGGACGGCTCGGCGCCTGATCACGGATTCTGGTCGATCGAGCTGGACGGCATGGCCGCGATCGAACAGGCCTATGTCCGCAACACCCCGGTCCTGCGCACGGTGATGACCGCCGAGGACGGAGCCTCGTGCGAGATCATCGACTTCGCCCCGCGCCATCCGAAACATTCGCGCACCTATCGCCCGCTGGCCTTCGCGCGGATCGTGCGGCCCCTGTCCGGAACGCCGCGCATCCGCGTGCGCCTGAGGCCGTCGACCGACTGGGGGGCTCGTCCTGCGCCCCATACCTCCGGCTCCAACCATATCCGCTATCAGTGCGCCGAGGTGACGTTCCGCCTGACCACCGACTGCCCGGTGTCGCATATTCTGGAGGAGCGGGTGTTCCGGCTGGAACGGGCCCACGCCTTCTTCCTGGGGCCGGACGAGGGCTATGATCAGGACGTCGGCCACGGCGTCCAGGCGGCGCTGGACCGCACGGTGGCCTATTGGCAGGACTGGGTGCGCAAACTCTATCTGCCCCTGGACTATCAGGAGGCGGTGATCCGGGCGGCGATCACGCTGAAACTGTGCGCCTATGAAGAGACCGGCGCCATCGTCGCGGCCATGACGACCTCGGTGCCCGAATTCAAGGAAAGCGGGCGCAACTGGGACTATCGCTACTGCTGGATCCGCGACGCCTATTACACGGTGCGGGCGCTGAACCGGCTGGGCGCGGTGGACATTCTTGAGAACTATCTCGTCTATCTGAGGAATCTGGTCGACGATTCCGCCGGCGGCCACGTCCAGCCCGTCTATGGCGTGGGGCTGGAGCCGGGCATCGGAGAGAGCATCGTCGAGACGGTGCAGGGCTATCGCGGCATGAAGCCGGTGCGGATCGGCAATCAGGCGCACGAGCATCTGCAGCACGACGTATACGGACAGATCGTCCTGCCACTGGTTCAGGCCTTCTACGACCAGCGTCTGCTGCGTCCCGGCACCATCGAGGATTTCCATGCGCTGGAAAAGGTGGGCGAGCGGGCCTTCGCCATGCACGATCAGACCGACGCCGGCCTGTGGGAGTTCCGCACCATCGCGCGGGTCCACACCTATTCGTCGGTCATGTGTTGGGCCGCCTGCGACCGGCTGGCCAAGGCGGCCCAGCATCTGAACCTGCCGGATCGGGTCGAGGCGTGGCGCGAAAGGGCGCGTATCATCCGTGAGCGGATCGAAGCCGAGGCCTATCTGCCGGATGAAGGGCGGTTCGCCGCCAGCTATGGCGGGCGCGAGCTGGACGCCTCCCTGTTGCAGATGACCGATCTCGGTTTCCTGGAGGCGCACGATCCACGTCAGGTCGCCACCTTCGACGCCATCGAACGCGACCTGAAGAAGGGCGGCAACCTGTTCCGCTATGTCGAACCGGACGACTTCGGCGAGCCGGAGACCGCCTTCAACTTCTGCACCTTCTGGTTCATCGAGGCCTTGCATCAGAACGGCCGGATCGAGGAGGCGCGCGCCATCTTCGAGGAGATGTTGAATCGTCGCACCGCCGCCGGCCTGCTCAGCGAGGACATCTCCATCGAGGACGGCGAACTTTGGGGCAACTATCCCCAGACCTATTCCCTGGTCGGCATCATCAATTGTGCGGTGTTGTTGAGCCGTTCCTGGACCGACGTGCGTTGA
- a CDS encoding DUF418 domain-containing protein has translation MMWTAGIEGLLNPLIGLGYASVLILIWKAGRAGVLRPLAAAGRMALSNYLAQSIIMTSLFWGGRGLGLMGQIDRPMLWAVVVGVWALQLIWSPLWLSRFAMGPAEWLWRCLTYGRRLPMRKPA, from the coding sequence ATGATGTGGACAGCCGGGATCGAGGGGTTGCTCAATCCCTTGATCGGCCTGGGCTACGCCTCCGTGCTGATCCTGATCTGGAAGGCCGGACGTGCGGGCGTGTTGAGGCCGCTGGCGGCCGCGGGCCGGATGGCGCTCAGCAACTATCTGGCCCAGTCGATCATCATGACCAGCCTGTTCTGGGGCGGGCGGGGGCTGGGGCTGATGGGCCAGATAGATCGACCGATGCTGTGGGCCGTCGTGGTCGGGGTGTGGGCGTTGCAGCTGATCTGGTCGCCGCTGTGGCTGTCGCGCTTCGCCATGGGGCCGGCCGAATGGCTGTGGCGCTGCCTGACCTATGGGCGGCGGCTGCCGATGCGAAAACCGGCCTGA
- a CDS encoding esterase-like activity of phytase family protein yields MSRFRRLAVLWAALSLTACAASLGAPRPYPLSQDGWTPAVAELRSVGLGLPGGAVLAQGVHFVGGLNILSAPTSTLHSLSDLKLTGDGGFVTVSDVGDLVRGDIRLDARGRLIGLDHFRTRRLTLADGRPISDKQDGDAEGLALTASGDLLVSFERRHRIWNYGPLNALTDRPTPMRSPDFPFTENDGMEGLAAGPNGWRVGGEAGGVWDCTPARCTVVTPAPATPIPDSEYRITGIDRDPSADGWFIVQRRYRAPIDARAHVRRMAADGTLGPVLIELKLPGTTDNFEGIAAERRNGAMRIYILSDDNFSPVQRTLMLAFDVR; encoded by the coding sequence ATGAGCCGGTTTCGCCGCCTGGCGGTCCTGTGGGCCGCCCTGTCCCTGACCGCCTGCGCCGCATCGCTGGGCGCGCCGCGACCCTATCCGCTGTCGCAGGACGGCTGGACCCCGGCCGTGGCGGAACTGCGCAGCGTGGGCCTGGGGCTGCCCGGCGGCGCGGTGCTGGCGCAGGGCGTGCACTTCGTAGGCGGACTGAACATCCTGTCGGCGCCGACGTCGACCCTGCACAGTCTGTCGGACCTGAAGCTGACCGGAGACGGCGGCTTTGTCACCGTCTCGGACGTCGGCGATCTGGTGCGCGGCGACATCCGCCTGGACGCACGCGGGCGTCTGATCGGCCTGGATCATTTCCGCACGCGGCGGCTGACGCTGGCGGACGGGCGACCCATTTCCGACAAGCAGGATGGCGACGCCGAGGGTCTGGCCCTGACCGCGTCCGGCGATCTGCTGGTCAGTTTCGAACGGCGTCACCGCATCTGGAACTATGGACCGCTGAACGCCCTGACCGACCGGCCGACGCCGATGCGCTCGCCCGACTTTCCCTTCACCGAGAACGACGGGATGGAGGGGCTGGCGGCCGGACCGAACGGCTGGCGCGTGGGCGGGGAGGCCGGCGGGGTGTGGGACTGCACGCCCGCGCGCTGCACCGTCGTCACGCCCGCGCCCGCCACGCCGATCCCCGACAGCGAATACCGCATCACCGGAATCGACCGCGATCCGTCCGCTGACGGATGGTTCATCGTCCAGCGCCGCTATCGCGCCCCTATCGACGCCCGCGCCCATGTGCGCCGCATGGCGGCGGACGGAACGCTGGGGCCGGTTCTGATCGAACTGAAACTGCCCGGCACGACCGACAATTTCGAGGGGATCGCCGCCGAGCGCCGCAACGGGGCGATGCGGATCTACATCCTGTCGGACGACAATTTCAGCCCGGTCCAGCGCACCCTGATGCTGGCCTTCGACGTGCGATAA
- a CDS encoding phthalate transporter translates to MSRFETYSDLPGQTTIAARPAPLYPVLACLAGAAWPPLWLTLLVWRPHAVMPGRDTDWRLVVLLIGLIAVPLALYRILTERRRDGRPGTRLGVVWRFMLYGGMAAALVQVVVALGMSVMGWFEATDVMQALGATETTLLIFGVGGLPLAMVVGVSYALWAGLCAAFIAFEAKPAVKDRLGLMPRS, encoded by the coding sequence ATGAGCCGGTTCGAGACCTATTCCGACCTGCCCGGTCAGACGACCATCGCGGCGCGCCCGGCGCCGCTGTATCCCGTTCTGGCCTGTCTGGCGGGCGCGGCCTGGCCGCCGCTGTGGCTGACCCTGCTGGTCTGGCGGCCCCATGCGGTCATGCCGGGGCGCGACACGGACTGGCGGCTGGTGGTGCTGTTGATCGGACTGATCGCGGTTCCGCTGGCGCTGTATCGCATCCTGACCGAGCGGCGGCGCGATGGGCGGCCCGGCACGCGGCTGGGCGTGGTGTGGCGCTTCATGCTGTACGGCGGCATGGCGGCGGCCCTGGTGCAGGTCGTCGTCGCCCTGGGCATGAGCGTGATGGGCTGGTTCGAGGCGACCGACGTCATGCAGGCGCTGGGGGCGACGGAGACGACGCTGCTGATCTTCGGCGTCGGCGGCCTGCCCCTCGCCATGGTGGTGGGCGTCAGCTACGCCCTGTGGGCCGGTCTGTGCGCCGCCTTCATCGCCTTCGAGGCCAAGCCGGCCGTGAAGGATCGTCTGGGCCTGATGCCCAGGAGCTGA